The window CGCTCCCTGAAAAATAAAAAACCTAACTAGCTGATAAAATGGGTAATGGTTATTTTTCGCTGCCCTTTCCCATCTTTTTAAGAAACCGCTGCTGCTCAACCAAAATCACCTTCAACGTAATGCATTGATAATCAATGCCATAACGCGGGGCGACGTCCGCAATAATTTTGGATAGCGCAGGATAGTGCCGATGATTCCAGTTGGGGAAAATATGGTGGGTCAGGTGCATATTGAGCTGCCCTAGCCAATAACCAAGCCAGGCGGGACGGGTAGACCAATCCACCGTGGTAGAAAAGGTGTGCTGATAGCGACCATGTCGGAATAACCCATCTTCCGGTGCCTGATAGAACGTTCCTTTTGCCCAGTGCGACCCCAGAATCAGGACAACAAAAATCAGCGACGACAGCATCTGGCTCAGCAGATACACCAGCAGCAGCGAGCCGACGCTAATGATGGTCGGCGACAACAGCCAGTAAGGGATCGCCAGCGCCAGCAGGGCATGCAGTGCTTTTGAAAGCAGGAAAATGCCCCAGCCCTTCACACCCTGAAGCGTCATATTGCGCGTTACCTGCGTTTTCCCCGCGCGATCGATCCAGTCAAAAAACCAGATGATGCAGGGGAAGGTCAGTGATGCCACCAGCGGCCAGTAATAGCGCTGGGCGCGCATAAAAAAGCGAAACCGATGGTAGGGCGATTGACGCAAGACACCGTTCTCTTCGATATCGAGGTCGTAGTACTGCACATTCACGTGTGCATGATGGAAAATCACATGCCTCACTCGCCAGCAGTCGGAATCCATACCGAGCGGAATACTCACTACGATATTGAGCAGGCGATTCGCCCACGGCTGCCGGAAAAAGACGTTATGCGAGGCGTCATGCACCACGTTCACCGCCAGAAACATAGCGGTAAAAATAAAGCCAAAATAGCAGCCGGCAAAACCCCATAGCGTCATCTGCCGGAGGCTGAAGCCATAAAACGTCAGACACAGCGCCACCAGAAACAGCATCTTGCCGATAAATCCGGCGTTGGCAAAACGGTGATCGCCCGTTTCTGCCAGATAGTCATTCGCCGCCTTCATCAGCGCTCGATGTAACGCCAGATCGCGACCTTGTTCATAGCGGAGCGGCTTCAGCGGTGCGGGCATCATCCTTCCTCCCTTCCCTCTTCCTCGGCACGTTGCGCTGTGCGTTGATCGCAACCTTCCCCCATCGATTTTAAAAACCGACGCTGGCTTGCCAATAGCTCGCGGTAGGTAATGCAGCGATAGTCCATACCATGCTCGGCGGCAAGGCGCCGTAAAATAGCGGCGAGCGCAGGGTAATGACGATGGTGCCACCCCGGAAAAAGATGATGCGTCAGGTGTAAGTGCAGCCCTCCCGTCCAGTGCGCAAGCCAGCGCGGCGTCGGTAGCCAGTCGCAGGCGGTTGCAAAGTTGTGCTGATACCAGCCCAGGGGCATGGCCTCCGTATCGGTCACGGCATAAAATTCCGTTTCCGCCCAGTGCGACCCCAGCAGTAAAAAGACCACCAGCAGTGAGGCCAACATCTGGCCCAGCAAATAACTTAACAGCACGATGCCTGGGCTAATGCCCTGTGCAGCTCCCACCACGATAGGAATCACCAGTAGCAGCACGATATGACCGATTTTACTGCCGATAAAAATCATCCACCCACGGTAGCCTGACTGCACGGAACGAGCGTTAACGGGGGTTTTACCCAACCGATCGGCCCAGTCAAAAACCCAGGCGATATAGGGGAGCGACAGGGAGGCCACCAGCGGCCAGTAAAGGTGCTGATAGCGCATGTAGGCACGGTGGCGCTGGAAAGGCGTTTGACGAAAAATCCCATTCTCTTCCGTATCCAGATCGTAATGCTCCACATTCGGGTAAATATGGTGGAAGTCCACATGACGCAACCGCCAGTAGTCAGGATCGATGCCTAACGGCAGCGTCACGATCCGCCCGACGATGCGATTGAGCGTTCGATTACGGAAAAACGTATTATGGGAGGCGTCATGATTCACGATGATATTCAATACCATCGACAGCATGATGAAAGAAAAATAGCTCAGGAAGAATGCCCATGCCGTCTGCTGTATCAAGCTCAGGGAATAACAGGCGATGCAGCCTAAAAAGAGTAATCCGGCCTTCACGAACTGACCGCTATCGGCAAAGCGATGATCGTGATTAGCACGCAGGTAGGCCGACGTTTCGCGCTGTAACGCCCGATGAAAGGCCTGTTCACCCTGCGCCGGATACGGTCTGGCGGGAAGGTCATTAGCCATTGTCATGCTCTCCAGTCAGAGGATGTCGACCCCAGCCGAACACCATCGCCAGCCCGTGCAGCGCCAGTGCCAACATGGCGATCTTCCAGTAAAGCGCTTCCCAGCCCAGATAGACAAGAAACACCGCAGGGAATAGCAACACCACGAATAACCAAACGTAAATGCCCCAGCGCCGCCCTTCGGAAATTCCGCCCAACGCGACCGCCCCGCTCACCAGCAGCAGGAAAAGCGCCACCTGCGGCAGATTAGCGGACTCATAACCGTAGCCATACAGATAGACATAACCGACGACCAGCGCAAACAGCAGCATCGCACCGGTAAGCAACGCCACTGGCGTACAGTGAAACGTTGCCCGACGCGTACGGCGCACCGACAGCTTCAGGTACTGCATAAAAGGCAGGTTACTGGCCCAAAACGGATTGTTTGATGGCCTGTCTTTGCCTGCGCCATAGCGAAAAGGCGTGTCGGGCAACTGTGGGCAAAAGCTGCCGAACAGCTTGTCCCAAAAAATAAAGGTGCCGCCGAAGTTCTTATCGGCATAAGCGCGATCGTTCACGTGGTGGACGCGATGGTGTGCTGGCGTCACCAGCACCTTTTCCAGCCAGCCCAGTTTGGGCGTCATGGCGTTATGGTTGAAGAGCTGAACGCTGTAATGCAGGATGGAGACGGTGATAAACACGTACAGCGGCACACCAAGTAGCGCCAGAATCAGGAAGAACGGAATCGAGGTCAGCGAGGAATACCAGGAGTTACGCACGCCCAGCGACAGATTGAAATGTTCGCCCTGATGGTGCACCACATGTACCGCCCACAGCACGCCAAAGGTATGGTGCAGGCGATGTAGCCAATAAAAGCCGAAATCCCAGGCGAGTAGCGCGAACAACCACATCAGTACCGGTGGCCAGGTTTCCACCCAGCCCAAACTGAAATGCGCCGCGACATAGCCATAGCAAAAAATCTCCACGCTGCGAAACAGCCACAGCATGATATGCCCTGAGTTCAGGTTGAACACCACGTCATGCCAGTTCACCGTCTCACGCCGCATCCACTGTAGAACCAGCGCTTCACCAATCACTACAACCAGCATGAAGACAATGGGTAATGCCAAATCGATCATGATTTCATTCCTGATGGCGCTTATCGTTAGGCAGCGGGGCTCGTGGGGAAACTGCCGTCACCGTCTCCCGGCTACGCAGAAAAATCCATCCGGTCATGCCCGCCAACATCGCCCCGGTCACCAGATCGATGAACAGATGCCGACGTAGTTGCAGGATGGAAAAGGCAATCGCCATCCCCCACAGCAGATACACACCGGTTTTCACCTTCTGCTGGTTATCGCTCATCGCCCAAACTGCCAGCACCGTTAGCGCAATATGCAGCGACGGCAGGCAATTCTGCGGTGAGTCGATACGCTGCAAAAGCTGTAGCAAACGAGTGGAAAAATCGTCCCCGACAGCCTGAGGATAAACCATCGTGGTCGGGAAAATCAGGTACACCGCGCCCGCGATTAACGCAGTGAGCTGCGTTGCCCGGCGTAACCCCGCCAGACGTGCTATCGGGCAGGATAAATAAGACAGCGGCACGATGATGAAAAAGGAGAGATACAGCCAGATAGCCGAGGGGCTAAAGGGAATCCATTCATCAATGAATGACGTCGGCAGCACCGTTCCCTGCCCCTGAAACTGCGCGCTCAGTTGATACACCACGCCGACCGATCCCCAGCCGAAGAGCAGCGCTTTCAGCCGTAATAGCATCGTGCTTTGAGGAAGTCGCATTATACGTCCCCCTTCAGGCGGGTAATCCGTCTGCGCTTTTGCGTCAATGCTGGCGCAATCTCACCGGCGATTAACTGCCACCGCAGACGCGACACCTCAATGCCCTGCAACGCAAACTGCTGCGCCAGACTGTCCCGACAGGCCTCCAGCTCCGGTAGGCTGCACGCGGCGGACAAACGCAGCGTCGTTTCCCCCTGCTGCACCAGCCGATAGTCGGCATGTAGCGGCAGCGCATTGGCAATAATCCGGCTACAGAGATCCGCAAACACGGTCTGAGGCTCACCGTGACTATCCGGCAGTCGCAGGCAGTCATCGCTGCGCCCTTCGATGCGGGCAATCGCCATCGTCACCCGGCCACACGCACAGGGTGTTTTTTGCTTCACCAATACA is drawn from Pectobacterium aroidearum and contains these coding sequences:
- a CDS encoding acyl-CoA desaturase; its protein translation is MANDLPARPYPAQGEQAFHRALQRETSAYLRANHDHRFADSGQFVKAGLLFLGCIACYSLSLIQQTAWAFFLSYFSFIMLSMVLNIIVNHDASHNTFFRNRTLNRIVGRIVTLPLGIDPDYWRLRHVDFHHIYPNVEHYDLDTEENGIFRQTPFQRHRAYMRYQHLYWPLVASLSLPYIAWVFDWADRLGKTPVNARSVQSGYRGWMIFIGSKIGHIVLLLVIPIVVGAAQGISPGIVLLSYLLGQMLASLLVVFLLLGSHWAETEFYAVTDTEAMPLGWYQHNFATACDWLPTPRWLAHWTGGLHLHLTHHLFPGWHHRHYPALAAILRRLAAEHGMDYRCITYRELLASQRRFLKSMGEGCDQRTAQRAEEEGREEG
- a CDS encoding sterol desaturase family protein, with the translated sequence MIDLALPIVFMLVVVIGEALVLQWMRRETVNWHDVVFNLNSGHIMLWLFRSVEIFCYGYVAAHFSLGWVETWPPVLMWLFALLAWDFGFYWLHRLHHTFGVLWAVHVVHHQGEHFNLSLGVRNSWYSSLTSIPFFLILALLGVPLYVFITVSILHYSVQLFNHNAMTPKLGWLEKVLVTPAHHRVHHVNDRAYADKNFGGTFIFWDKLFGSFCPQLPDTPFRYGAGKDRPSNNPFWASNLPFMQYLKLSVRRTRRATFHCTPVALLTGAMLLFALVVGYVYLYGYGYESANLPQVALFLLLVSGAVALGGISEGRRWGIYVWLFVVLLFPAVFLVYLGWEALYWKIAMLALALHGLAMVFGWGRHPLTGEHDNG
- a CDS encoding acyl-CoA desaturase, with protein sequence MPAPLKPLRYEQGRDLALHRALMKAANDYLAETGDHRFANAGFIGKMLFLVALCLTFYGFSLRQMTLWGFAGCYFGFIFTAMFLAVNVVHDASHNVFFRQPWANRLLNIVVSIPLGMDSDCWRVRHVIFHHAHVNVQYYDLDIEENGVLRQSPYHRFRFFMRAQRYYWPLVASLTFPCIIWFFDWIDRAGKTQVTRNMTLQGVKGWGIFLLSKALHALLALAIPYWLLSPTIISVGSLLLVYLLSQMLSSLIFVVLILGSHWAKGTFYQAPEDGLFRHGRYQHTFSTTVDWSTRPAWLGYWLGQLNMHLTHHIFPNWNHRHYPALSKIIADVAPRYGIDYQCITLKVILVEQQRFLKKMGKGSEK
- a CDS encoding phosphatase PAP2 family protein; translation: MRLPQSTMLLRLKALLFGWGSVGVVYQLSAQFQGQGTVLPTSFIDEWIPFSPSAIWLYLSFFIIVPLSYLSCPIARLAGLRRATQLTALIAGAVYLIFPTTMVYPQAVGDDFSTRLLQLLQRIDSPQNCLPSLHIALTVLAVWAMSDNQQKVKTGVYLLWGMAIAFSILQLRRHLFIDLVTGAMLAGMTGWIFLRSRETVTAVSPRAPLPNDKRHQE